CCTACGACCCGACCTTCGGCTTCGGCTCGCCGCTGCTCCGACTCGCGATCGACGCCCGGCGCAAGCCGCTGCTCTACGGACAAGCTCGCGATTCCGCTTCGAGCGGCCTCGCACAACTTCACCTCCGGCTCCAGCACGGCGCGATCGCGAACATCGCCGTCGGCAACACGCTCGCAGATCCGCAGTTCAAAGACGGCGACAAGCTCAAGACGTTCGACTTCGTGGTCGCCGACCCGCTTTTGCACGGCGACTGCTGGCGCTGCGGAATCGATCCGGCGCTCGATCCTTATCAACGCTTCCGACCCTTCGGCACGCCGCCGGAAAAAGGGGGCGGATACGCTTATTTGCTGCATGTCGTTCACTCGCTCAACGGCACGGGCCGCGGGGCGTGCATCATGCCGCAACGCGCCTTGTCGCGCGGAGCGCGCGGCAGCGCCGAGGCCGACATTCGCTGGGCGCTCATTCGCAAAGGCCTGATCTCGGGCATCATCGGGCTGCCGCCGAATCTCTTCTTCGGCACCGGTATCTCGGCCTGCATCGTGATCGTCGACAAACGCGGTGCGCACGCTCGCAAAGGCGTATTCATGATCGACGCCGGTGCGAGCTTCGTGAAAGACGGCTTGAAGAACCGACTCCGCGAGCAAGATCTGCAACGAATCGTCGACGTCTTCCACGATCGGCTGGAAATTCCCGGCTATTCCCGCCTCGTGGCGACCCACGAGATCGCCCGGGCCGACTACAACCTGAGCCTGCAACACCACATCAACGGTCGGCCGACTCGCGGCTTCCGCAACGTCGCCGGCTCGCTGCCGCGCGCGGTGCCGGGAGTCGACGTCGACGCCCTGCGACACTATTGGTCCGCCTTCTCTCAACTCGGACAGGCATCGTTGAGCAACCGCCTCGACGCCCCTCCCGAGTCGAGCTCCTGACCAAGCCATGAAACATCGAAAATCCTATTCCTTTCGGCGCTCCTCGATCCTTAGAAATAACTATCGCACCGCCGTTAAACACTAGAAGTAGTTTCAAAACCGTCTGAGGGTGATGACGAGGCAGGCGAGTTGAACGAATCCGAGGAACAGATTTTCGTGATGTTCGTAGCGTGTGACCAGTCGCCGGAAGTTCTGCAGCCAGGAGATCGACCGTTCGATCT
This portion of the Planctomycetia bacterium genome encodes:
- a CDS encoding type I restriction-modification system subunit M is translated as MVVKKSKLYSFLWSSCRRLRGSMDVGRFKDYVLVLLCVKYAGDKYTSGSSAPIVVPPDAGFKDLVALKGRPDIGARINQEIVARLAADNRLSDLPDFDDACLGVGPEKVDRLSALIAIFENEALDFSTTLPEHDDLLGGAYEYLLRYCGMENGKNSGQPHTPAEVSRVMAQVLGVGEGATEATTAYDPTFGFGSPLLRLAIDARRKPLLYGQARDSASSGLAQLHLRLQHGAIANIAVGNTLADPQFKDGDKLKTFDFVVADPLLHGDCWRCGIDPALDPYQRFRPFGTPPEKGGGYAYLLHVVHSLNGTGRGACIMPQRALSRGARGSAEADIRWALIRKGLISGIIGLPPNLFFGTGISACIVIVDKRGAHARKGVFMIDAGASFVKDGLKNRLREQDLQRIVDVFHDRLEIPGYSRLVATHEIARADYNLSLQHHINGRPTRGFRNVAGSLPRAVPGVDVDALRHYWSAFSQLGQASLSNRLDAPPESSS